Below is a genomic region from Epinephelus moara isolate mb chromosome 9, YSFRI_EMoa_1.0, whole genome shotgun sequence.
TAATtatgtgtaatttatttttgtcacacacataaaactctttgcctcaaaccacaaaaatgcaaaaaaaaacaacccaaatttaaaggtacagtttTGACATCTTGGTAAATATATACACAGAGTTGTAAGAAAACATCGACATCACCTGCGTCCGTCTCTTGCGAAATATGAAGCTAATGCTGCGTACCATTTACGTCTGAAGTCCAAAGTCAAAGCTGTGAATGACGTCACAGCAGTGCAGACCACGCACCAATATGTTGCCAGCAATATCAGTTGATAACAATGCATTACCGTGTATTTTGCATCACTAACACTGTCGCAACATGACCACAGATAAAAATTGGACAGTACGATGCGTACGACAGATTTAATGAGAAACTAATAAGACAGAAATGCTTAAAAGTACATTTCTTAACATTGACGATTTAAAATGACTTAAGTatcaataaagaaataaatatattaatattgaCAGGAATAATGAAACAAATATGTTATAAATATTCAGAAtattaaatacatattaaatatattaaataaatatagaagttattaaattaattaatgctgaaatacaaaattagtaaataaaaaaagaaaagaattaaaaaaaatcattaaataaatgctgaaaaaatgttgaaataaatccataaatgcataaacaaatacaatttaaaaagtaaatatttaaGCAAGGCACACATAAAGGAAAATCGTAAAGAAATTTCTACATTTTTGTAcatctacatttatttatttctgtatttctgtgtctCTATGATAATGATACTTAATTATTTTATAgcatttatttcttctttttatgtatttttgtatctATTTTAATCCatgtattaattatttatttatacttctGTCATTTCCATCCTccatattttcattattgttgaTGCGTGGAgtagccatcttggattttgcaGTCAGGGTTAGTAAAGCTCCTTCAACTATCAAGTCGGAAATCAGAAATCAAATGACGTCACACTTGAGTCGACCGTACGCAAGTCAGAAAGTCAAGATGATGTTAGCAATATCAGGTGATAACATTGCGTTACGTTGTATTTTGCCCAACAAACACTGTCGCAACATGACCACATAGAAGTTGGACAATACTGTGTGTACgactgttttaatgagacacaaataagacagatGTGCTAATAAACACAATATTACTACAGCTTTCACTACTGTTGATGCACAGAGTAGCCATCTTGGATTTGAGTTCGTGGTTAGTGAGGTGCCTTTGACTTTCCGaatcaaaaaaacaactttttgggGGCGTTAGAGTTGTAATATTCAACCGGCAACTCAGATATTCCGACTTCCCAGTGCAAATGAATCGCACCATAAAGCTAGGagatggttagcctagcttactATCCTGGAAACAGGATAGCCTGACTCCGTCCCAGGAAATATCTTCACTAAAAACCACTTTTTGTAGTGTTTATACTTAATTTTTAAAATAGACAACGTATATTGTATTCTTTAGTCAGCTTTTGTTGCTGGTAactggattttgttaccttcgcacaaagctaggctagctgtttcccttgGTTTCCAgtctctatgctaagctaaactagcTGGTTGTAGCCTGATGTTTagcgtacagacatgagagtggtttcAAGGTTCATCTAACTAGTGAGATTTAGAGTTGCTGGTAgctggattttgttaccttcgcACAAAGCTAAGCTACCTGTTTCCCTTGGTTTCcagtctgtatgctaagctaaactagcTGGTTGTAGCCTGATGTTTagcgtacagacatgagagtggtttcAAGGTTCATCTAACTAGTGGGCTTTAGAGTTGCTGGTAgctggattttgttacctttgcacaaagctaggctagctgtttcccttgGTTTCCAgtctctatgctaagctaagctagctggtTGTAGCCTGATGTTTAGcgtacagatatgagagtggtttCAAGGTTCATCTAACTAGTGGGCTTTAGAGTTGCTGGTaaatggattttgttaccttcacacaaagctaggctagctgtttccctgtgtttctagtctctatgctaagctaggctagctgGCTGTATCTTTATGTttagcatacagacatgagagtggtttcAAGGTTCATCTAACTAGTGAGATTTAGAGCTGGTAgctggattttgttaccttcgcACAAAGCTAGGCTacctgtttccctctgtttccagtctctatgctaagcaaagctaagctaactagctgcttgctgtagcttcatattcagTGTACAGACATGGGAGTGGTGTCAAGGTTCATCTGACTGTTGTCAAACATGtccaaaaatgtcacagtatttATTGACAGTGTGATTATGAGTAATGTTTACACAAACATTATCTAATCCATGACAATAACCAGTGTAGCTTCTTGTAATTACAATAATTACACACTTTACAAGCCTTAATTATGAGAGCATAAAACAACAGGTATCACAGAGTGGTCATGTGTTTGATCTTGAATGATTAAAAGGTAGATTTTGTGTTGAAAGTGTTTTTAAACAAAGTCTGAAACTTTAAAAACACCTGTTTATTGTCCGTACGTGTCGGACTGGATAAACTGGTTCTATATCTTTTTCCAGCTTGAATATACGGACACAATGCAGGTACTACACATAGGTTTGTttacagatgatgatgatgatgatgatgatgatgatgatgatgatgatgatgtggaCTGTTTTCTGATGCAAGCCTAATGAGTAGGTGCAGCTACAGCTGTGTAGAGCCAGAGGAATGCCTGGGTGTGtagccagcatgcacaacaaaCACTGTAATCTTGTTTTTGCACGAGCACAACTGGTGTGTTGTAATTCTCTGCATGGCATTTTGcaagagagagtgtgtgcatgttaaaGCAGCAACAAAGGGCCCTTTTTAAAGAGCGAGGATGGATTTAAGCTCGTAAGTTAACCACATAGCCTCCACGCTTCACTGTAaagctttttaaagtttttttaaaataaaaaaagttttgttttagcAACTACTTGTTAGTCGAGGCCCGTAGAAGTATTTTGAGATGAAAGAACAAGTATGGACGTCAACTTCTCACTCGTTTGCTCCTTTACTGCTGCTTCATGCAAATGTTTCCAGCTCACCAGAGGAGTCGCACCACTCTCAGGCTGTGGGTCTGTAATGCACAGTATGTGCCCTGAAGGCCACACACCCCCTTGAGTTGGAGTCGGGCCAGGGGGAGTATCTGTAGGCAGGATCATACTGAGATCAGCCGAGCCAATCAGCTACAGGCTGCGTGTTTGCTGTTGAACGGCAGATGTGTGACATCCAGGGTTTTAAGGTGGAGCGGGTTCACGCTGTAGATGAGACGCTGTGcatgacacactcacacacactgtagactTACTGTGATGATGACTAACGTGCACCCTGCTGACAACTATTAAGGGAAACTTTCAAGTCATCTCCTCAAACTTTAACCTATAAACTTTTTTTACACACTTATGGTGTTATTTATTTGATAttaattgtgtttatatttattattattattttacctctttaaaaaactgttctactttgttttaatgatccttgttttgcatctgtgtttttattttttattcatttattattttttgggaAGCACGTTTTATTGCATGTATTTGTATGAAATTCTGGATAAATATAATTCAATTTATTCACTGTGAAAAAAGCTGTGGAAATGCCTCAACATGTAAGTTGGTGTAATAAAGTTTGCCAGTTACAACCAAAATTTGTAGtttgtaaaacaaatatttgagtgaacacagtatatttttttaatgattcatattttgttatttttcccatttttttaaacacagtatagacaaaatgtaaataacaaaCGTCATATTACTCTTtacaaaatacaaagaaaatacaataaatgaataaatatttctaAAAAATTAAGGGTGTCACGATACATTGGTATTGACAATAACTGTTatattaaaaaatttaaatattaaatattctaAAATTTTATAAATGTTATAATATACTGAtgaatattctaaatatatttaaaataaaaaataatatttatttatttatttaaataatccAGTACcacttaaatttgttttttatttatttatttattttttttaacacacttactttccctccctcctccaacACCATCTGGTGGCCTTTTCACTATCCACTAATTGTAATTACTCTTTTTGTGCGCTTTTGTACACGTGTAGACACTCGTATTCTGAGTGTAATTAATTtgccaaaaaaagagacaaaacgcACACTAAACAAAGCTGAAGATGAATTTGACTGTtagcttttaaaagaaaaattctATAGATAATGCGATAACATCATTATTGTGAAATCTTTTGTCCACGATAATTGTGTTGTAAAAAATCTGCTATCCTGACAGCCcaaaattaagttaaattaaattaaatacataaagtgaaataaactgatgaaataagttaaaaaaaacaggccaAAATTATAATATTCTGTGTTGTCATTAAGTCTGTATGAGCATCTCAAATAGATCCTGAATTATTGTGGATAGTTAAGAGTTTTCAAAGAAACACATATTTGTGTTGTAAAGTAGATCAGATGAAGATAAACTGCATTTTCATGATCAATAATTGTTTGTCGTTacactgtctgtctgaatgCATCTTTCTCCCTGAATTGCACTTGTGTAGTGTTGACAGTAAAACCTTTTCAATGTTAATGCTTCCTGACTCTGAGTCTGAGTGTAACGGCGTGTTGTGACTGTTATTCCAGGCGGGATCGCAGGAGGCATCGAGATCTGCATCACCTTCCCCACAGAGTACGtgaaaacacagctgcagctcgACGAGAAGGCCAATCCTCCCAAATACAGAGGCATCGGTGAGTTCGTCTCCACCGTCTGTTTAAATTTGTTGTGAAACCTGTGAGTGTTGATGTTATCATGAGTCATTATAATGCAACTACACTCTGTGGTCACTTTATTAGGAACACCTGTTAAATCTGATGTAATCAAATAATGCAACAGCTCAGGCAGCAACTTCCACATTTACAAAGATAATGGTGTTTATATTCAACTGATGCTGTTGGAAAggtatacatttttatttacctctaatacatgttttgtttacaaggATTTTCAGGCCATACATAGATCAGTAGTTCAGTGGCTAAATTTCGATGCACATTTCTGGATGAGTAAATATACAAGAGTCGTAAAACAGTAAGAGACACACTACtatcactactactactactaataatagtagtaataataataatttgtattATAGAAATAGTGATAGTGatgcaaacatttttctttttcttttactattataatactttttactttttttattttaattaattgttttatttttatttatttactttatttatttccactATTATGATACTAATcgtattaatttttattttcaatttattatttttattatttatttttactatgATAATGCtattatataattataataataataataataatcattattattttagtaatataaaagtgaaaataaatataaaatcattaatattattattattattattattattattattatatagaGATGGTGATAGCAATACAAAAATTTaagcaaaaatgtgtttttttctgttatcacacttatttttattatttattttatttttatataagtacttttattttattacttactGTTTACTTGTTACTTTACTTAATTTTTACCTTGTTTTTTACTGCAAACTACCACCTCAGTAATAAACATATCGTTATATTAATACCTTTTTAATGAGACCTCTATcttataaacacaaacacatccctCACTGCATGTGAAACAGTCAGTGTAGACGTGTTGTTACAGATTTAAGTTCAGACATGAAAGAACACGTGTGTATGTGCGCAGTAggtgtagtgtaaaagtcaaaaccctCATCAGGTGTTAGACCACATAAGTAGGGTAAGATGCAAATATATAACCATGCTAGTGTGTAGACTTCTACAAGAGAAAAACCaatactgcatttatacatAATATGCAATGTAACTGTGTGAACTCTTAGTGACATCTCAGTTGTGAACTCTTATTGACTCATATAAGCTATCATACGCTGTGTAATGATATAATGCACCaacctacactcacatgatgttgTGAACTTACAGTGACACTCATACAAGTTACCATGTGCTGTGTGGAAGAAGATAGaacactcacttgattgtactGCCTAATGCACTTAAGAGTTATATTACACTCACTTGATTGCACGGTCTAATGCACTTAAGAGTTATATTACACAagaaaggtcacacacacactcaaatgattgTATTACTTGATGTACATGTAATGAGTCATATTACACGAAAGCACGAGGGACTGTAGCATGAGAGTCCCCAGagatcacatgtttttaaaaaatagagtgagAGCGATTCCGGAAATACTGGTGGCAGATTCCAGTTTGAGCCAGAACAGAGGCAAAGTCTGCTACCAGTAAAAACGGATCGAAATGGGAAGGACTACAGAAATGGGTGGAGATCTCTTCGACCTCCACCAGCATATAAGCCAGAGCACCGAAAGCAGGAGTCAGTCTTCCTCCGGAGGCTGACTCgtgagtttgtctgtgttgttgcctgtgaacacaataaactcgattgcatcagATTCTGCCTATCTCCAGTGCTTTTTTAAGTACCTGCCAGCCGAAcctaagatactgaattgacaacagaagactttttagaagaaacaaggaggacaGGATCGGGAGCCGCCAGGCCCatttccaggcaccgatttttgtcACTTCATAGGTTAGTGTTTATCTGTCCGATGGGAGCTGGTGAACTTTGGCACccactgtgtttttctgaggAAACTCTGTATGGAGAGCTGTTGATTCaggctgcaacacacacacacacacacacacacacacacacacacacagcccacagATTTACTGTTCTCGTCTTTTGTAACTTCACCATTACAGTGAGATTTCCATAACAAAGCAGCTGCAGGTTTTTCTTGGCAACAGTTTTGTAGTTTTTAGATTTGGGTGTAATAAATGATAGTTTGGTGACGTCCCCTGTGTCGCCCTCCTACAGTCGACTGTGTGAAGCAGACGGTGAACGGTCATGGGGTGAGGGGTCTCTACAGAGGGCTGAGCTCGCTGCTGTACGGCTCTATACCTAAAGCAGCTGTCAGGTACTGCAGCCTCACAcaactgagcacacacacacacacattttgtgaaTGTATGAACAGTTTACATGTCTTCATATCCTACATTAGCTCCAGCTTCTCTGATGTGACGGTTTGCTGCTTCTCTGTTTTCATATCATTGTAAAATAAGTATCTGTGGGTTTTGGTCGTTAGTTGGACAAAATAAGCGATTTTAAAACCGTAtcatttgatatttattttgaacGTATAAAAATAGACATGAACAGACAGAATGAAAGTAGTATTcacaaataatgaaaagcaGCTGTCAGTGTAAAGTTAGTTTGATTTACACATTTGATAAGGAGTGTGAGTATAAACGTATTATATCCCACCTCTTCTTCATCAGTCACTGactgaaatgaaacagacagcttCCTCATATAGATAAACCTACCTCTAAATATACCATTGTTAATACCTTTTAACTTTGTCACATGAAAATAACCCATATATATGGAAGCGTGTTGCATTcccttgacaaataaaaaagccctgtttttttttttttgtggtaattttttttctgtttttttttttggtaattttttttttatcaataagggtaaggcacgtagttagttacacacagggtatgatagtctagctatgttttccactgcatccttctagtgtaggcctatcgctcaatgtaacaggttaggttagtaacaggttgtaaaatcatgcccatacacgtttgtcagctaacgttgttacaacctgttactaacctaacctgttacattgagcgataggcctacactagaGGGATGCAGTGGAAAACATAGCTATattatcataccctgtgtgtaactaattacgtgccttacccttattgatccTGTAGTTGAAAGtgtctaggagcaggagcacagatgcaaaatacatccattctggcctgtgtgtgtgtgtgagtatgacaacagagtgaaaaaaattaatttcccctctgggattaataaagtatgttatcatcttcttctttctttaaaACCACTACATTCATTGATCCTGTATAAAAGCTGCTTTATTAGAGAGTGCGAcagattattttacattttgagtCATTGATCTTTTGTTGATTCCCCATTCACTTATTTCACTTCACAGATTTGGGGTGTTTGAGTTCCTCAGTAACAAGGTGCGTGATGAAAATGGAAAACTAGATGGCATGACGGGATTCCTCTGCGGCCTCGGAGCTGGAGTTGCAGAGGCTGTGTTCGTAGTGTGTCCTATGGAGAcagtaaaggtaaaaaaaaatcacattattaaacatgtattaattaattatttggcCACTAGGAGGCAGCGTAacaagctgcaaacacaacactgatgtgACCAATAAGGGAGACATGCTGCGTCTTTTACTGCCTCAAAAACGCAAGGTTGGGCGTTAGCTACTCATGTGCCTAATCTGTGCCGACTTGTGCCTGACGTTGCCATGTGACCATAACCAGCACTTTACCGTAGCCTACTTACCAGAAACCCAGagtcatcagaccaggcaacgtttttccaatcttctattgtccagttttggtgagaaaacccgtgtgaattgtagcctcagtttcctgttgttagctgacaggagtggcacctggtgtggtcttctgctgctgtagcccatctgcttcaaggttggacaaggtgttgttgcttcagagatggtcttctgcacaccttggttggaaccagtgcttatttgacttcctgttgcctttctatcatcttgaaccagtctggccattctcctctgacctctggcatcaacaaggcattttggctcactggatattttctctttttgggaccatcctctgtaaaccctagagatggttgtgctgaaaatcccagtaaatactcagaccagcccgtctggcaccaacaaccatgccacgttcaaagtcacttcaatcacctttcttcatcattctgatgctccgtttgaacttcagcagctcgtcttcaccgtgtctacatgactaaatgcatcgagttgctgccacgtgattggctgattagctatttgcattaataagcagttgaacaggtgtacctaatgaagTGGCCCGTGAGTGCATATAAAAATATATCAGTTACAGGAGACATTTGTCTGCAGTGCAAGTACTTTTACTCTTACATGAGTACATTTCACTGATAATACTTAGGTAGGATATTTAATGCAGTAGTATACATAGTATAGCGttgtatatatatgtttatattatttaattttaattgtaTATGTTGTATATATTCTGCACTATTTTGTGTCTCAgattctgattttgttttacttgCTTGATTTTCTTTGATACTCCTTGAGAAcatgatcacacagaaagtgttttgcaggttgcaaaacatgAGGCGTACCGCACTGCCTTCTTCTTTTTCAATTGAATGCcactggtaaaaacaaaaacaaaaaacactccCTGCACCTTtctattgttgccaggcaaccacgccatcacctccttaccctaaccttcctgtgtaatcaatctaccgttttgttttgttttgacagtaatcagtgtgtagttgctgccatgttgaggcagagggtactgtctgtagctctggttgagggtgagaggctgtcagcagataaacagagatctgtgtgggtacatgagaccctaaaaaagaggctggatcatggggagtaccaccagttggtccaggagcttctcctccaaaAAGGCGCCatcagctgctaaaacgctttctgtgtgatcagggccttaatGAGCATTATTATTGGAGGGAGCCTGAGATCTTGTGTTCATGACATTAAAGAACTTAAAACCTGGATTTTAATTAGGTTTGCTGGTACTTTGACTGAAGTAAAGGTACTTTAAAAAGTACTTTAGCACCACTGACTTCCTACAGCATCCTATGGTACCACCATGACCAACACCATCAGATGGGACGATTCAGTTCAGCTCAAGTTAAAGAACtttattgaaaacaaaatgacaaaatgtttcTTGCATAACAGAAGatgcactttgtgtgtttagtgaGAAGTCTCGACAACCTGTCTTtgatgatttttgtaaatgggCAATCAAGAATCAACCTCCATGACACCAGGACAAAATACACTTGTTACCTGAACAGTTTCCTCTCATTTTCACTCATCCAGTCATCCATTTCTAATGCTGTTTCGCTTATTACAGCATTACTGTTTGCAGAACCCTGCATGTCTCCGATTTAAAATGCTTCTACGCTCATTAATGTTCTGATCCTTTGTCTCTTTGCTTTGACAAATTTATTAATCATTGTTATGATATCATTTCAGGTCAAATTCATCCATGATCAGACATCAGCAAACCCAAAGTACAAGGGCTTTTTCCATGGAGTGAGGGAGATTATTAGATCCCAAGGTAAAGGAGGGTTTCTGCATTTCTGCAGGCTCTGTTACATTTTACTGCTCCCTACTGTTCCAGCTCCACCACATGATGATTCCCTTCTTCTGTACTTGAGTCATCACATCTATTATTTATAAGATTATATTCTTAGCCTCATTAGCTTCTGAACTGGAGAGCTATGAGACTTTGATCTAATAATGCTGATGTGTCTGCAGGACTGAAGGGGACGTACCAAGGTCTCACAGCCACCGTGTTGAAACAA
It encodes:
- the slc25a1b gene encoding tricarboxylate transport protein B, mitochondrial isoform X1 translates to MSGQPRFVSPFHRPQCLAAAAPAGGAKFTHPGKAILAGGIAGGIEICITFPTEYVKTQLQLDEKANPPKYRGIVDCVKQTVNGHGVRGLYRGLSSLLYGSIPKAAVRFGVFEFLSNKVRDENGKLDGMTGFLCGLGAGVAEAVFVVCPMETVKVKFIHDQTSANPKYKGFFHGVREIIRSQGLKGTYQGLTATVLKQGSNQAIRFYVMTSLRNWYRGDDPNKKINPLVTGMFGAVAGAASVFGNTPLDVIKTRMQGLEAHKYKSTVDCAIKIMKYEGVKAFYKGTVPRLGRVCMDVALVFIIYDEVVKVLNIVWKTD